GCCGCAGGCGGGCATCCTGCTGGGCACCGCCTCGCTCATCGGCGGCCACGGCACCGCGATCGCCTGGGGGCCGTTGATCGAGACGCGGTTCGACGTGCCCGGCGCGGCCGAGCTCGGCATCGCCGCGGCCACCTTCGGCCTGATCATGGCGAGCCTCGTCGGCGGACCGATCGCCAAGCGCCTCATCGAGCGTAACGACCTCACGGCCGAGGAGCCGGCGCCGGATGTCTTCGTCCTGCCCGAGGAAGAGTCGCAGGCGCTCTATTTCGACCACGTCGACGTGATGAGTTCCCTGCTCGCGATCCACCTCGCGATGATCGTCGGCTTCGTCCTCTACGAGGTTCTCGAGGCTCTCGGGGTGATGCTGCCGCGGTTCGTGCCGTGCCTGCTGTCGGCCATCGTCCTGTCGAACACGCTGCCCGGGCTCATCCCGCGGCTGCGCTGGCCGGCGCGCACGCCCGCGACGGCCATGCTGTCCGACTTCAGCCTGTCGATCTTCCTCGCCATGTCGCTGATGAGCATGAACCTCGCGAGCCTTGCCGAGGCGGTGGGCGTCTTGAGCCTCGCCATGGCCCTGCAGCTCGTCGCCGCCGTACTCTTCATCGTCTTCGTGTTCTTCCGCGTGATGGGGCGGGACTACTTCGCCGCGGTCCTGTCGACCGGGTTCGCCGGCTTCGCCCTAGGCGCAACGCCGACGGCGATCGCCAACATGGGCGCGGTGACGAAGCGGTACGGCGCCTGCTCGCTCGCCTTCATCGTCCTGCCGCTGGTCTCCGCCTTCTTCGTCGACATCACCAATGCGCTGATGATCCAGGCGATCCTGTCCCTCTGAGACCGCCTAGCCTTCGGAGATTGCCGGCGCGCCCCGCTCCAGCGGCTTGCCGTCGAGTTCCACGATCTCCTCCGACAGCGGCGTGTCCGGGATGTCGCCGTTGGCCGACACCAGCACCGCGATCCAGCGCAGCGAATCGATCTTCGAGCAGATGATGATC
The window above is part of the Acuticoccus sediminis genome. Proteins encoded here:
- the gltS gene encoding sodium/glutamate symporter; the protein is MTVTPDTIAIGPFVALTLGIVVFFLGQRLTKVFGVLREYNIPEPVTGGLLVSVVTLVVYLASGREVTFDLTARDDLLIYFFTIVGLNARLSDLVAGGRPLAVLLALTIGFMVVQNVVGIAAAVASGLPPQAGILLGTASLIGGHGTAIAWGPLIETRFDVPGAAELGIAAATFGLIMASLVGGPIAKRLIERNDLTAEEPAPDVFVLPEEESQALYFDHVDVMSSLLAIHLAMIVGFVLYEVLEALGVMLPRFVPCLLSAIVLSNTLPGLIPRLRWPARTPATAMLSDFSLSIFLAMSLMSMNLASLAEAVGVLSLAMALQLVAAVLFIVFVFFRVMGRDYFAAVLSTGFAGFALGATPTAIANMGAVTKRYGACSLAFIVLPLVSAFFVDITNALMIQAILSL